In one Brachyhypopomus gauderio isolate BG-103 unplaced genomic scaffold, BGAUD_0.2 sc81, whole genome shotgun sequence genomic region, the following are encoded:
- the LOC143493063 gene encoding uncharacterized protein LOC143493063 isoform X1 produces MGEVRKLQKKLRQIENLETKVSLTPEESIKVLKKAELRTRLADLLLQQSVPQQTQRPVGGEEGSMKRQVEEGAETCLVAPPTAKAAREDKQKDKHRETHNLPPAAVSPDPDTEFRAVRASWEKVKFRLRTLEGHSDIITCVAVVDNFVISGSRDTTVKVWHVPTATEQRNLGGHSGGVTCLSVPPAEYCRRLASALRLPDGERFVLSGSADCCVRTWTLSSGQCVKSVYTFNAIASLCFLAEGEGYIVTGSDAGKLQVWGWLDQENCQSVNAHADVVDALQSQGPLLFSGSTDGGVCVWEVRHQGAEPLRRLREWGPEVTRCGGGTDVGGRLRLSARGERLYLACGRATLRVLDWQTGTVSRLTNHSSTAGVTDCVNQIPGVLIGSCFDLTTGESNLNLFSLPQCRYLISLTSSNLQRIFCFAAWLTPSGGHRWVTGGRELIVWEQLPVNAKKRADVSVRRDSRLDSLLEESDRDSEEESDADDGEDYIPQDSSDVEEAAGSSWLRCVLQ; encoded by the exons ATGGGGGAAGTGAGGAAACTCCAGAAGAAGTTGAGGCAGATCGAGAACTTGGAGACCAAAGTTTCCCTCACTCCGGAGGAAAGCATAAAG gtgttgAAGAAGGCAGAGCTCCGCACCAGACTGGCCGACCTGCTCCTGCAGCAGTCTGTCCCCCAGCAAACACAGCGTCCtgtaggaggagaggaggggagcatGAAGAGACAAGT AGAGGAGGGGGCGGAGACttgcttggtggctccgcccacagcaAAGGCAGCGCGGGAAGATAAGCAGAaggacaaacacagagaaacacacaaccTCCCACCCGCTGCTGTCAGCCCTGAcccag aCACAGAGTTCAGAGCTGTTAGAGCATCCTGGGAAAAAGTCAAGTTTCGTCTCAGGACTCTAGAAGGTCACAGTGACATCATCACCTGCGTGGCCGTCGTGGACAACTTTGTCATTTCTGGCAG CCGCGACACCACAGTTAAGGTGTGGCATGTTCCCACGGCAACAGAGCAGCGCAACCTGGGAGGTCACAGTGGTGGGGTCACCTGCCTCAGCGTGCCGCCTGCTGAGTACTGCAGGAGactag CCTCCGCGCTGCGTCTGCCCGACGGCGAGAGGTTCGTGCTCAGCGGCTCCGCCGACTGCTGCGTGCGGACGTGGACTCTGAGCTCGG GCCAGTGCGTGAAATCTGTCTACACCTTTAACGCCATCGCCAGCCTCTGTTTCCTAGCAGAAGGAGAGGGCTACATTGTCACTGGCTCAG ATGCCGGGAAACTGCAGGTGTGGGGTTGGCTCGATCAGGAGAACTGTCAGTCGGTCAACGCACACGCAGACGTCGTGGATGCACTACAG TCCCAGGGTCCTCTGCTGTTCAGCGGCTCCACCGACGGCGGCGTGTGCGTGTGGGAGGTGCGTcaccagggggcggagcctctccGGCGGCTGCGGGAGTGGGGGCCGGAAGTCACGCGCTGTGGCGGCGGGACTGACGTCGGCGGGAGGCTGAGGCTCAGCGCGCGGGGCGAGCGCTTGTACCTGGCGTGCGGAAGAGCCACGCTCCGTGTGCTGGACTGGCAGACAG GCACAGTGAGCAGATTAACCAATCACAGCAGCACTGCTGGCGTGACAGATTGTGTCAATCAAATACCAGGTGTTCTGATTGGCTCCTGCTTCGATCTCACCACTGGAGAGAGTAACCTCAACT tgtttTCTCTTCCCCAGTGTAGGTACCTCATCTCTCTCACCAGTTCAAATTTACAGAGAATCTTTTGCTTTGCGGCATGGCTTACACCCAGCGGGGGTCATCGGTGGGTCACCGGGGGTCGTGAGCTCATAGTCTGGGAACAGCTTCCAGTAAATGCCAAAAAAAG AGCTGATGTCAGTGTAAGACGAGACAGCCGATTGGACAGTTTACTGGAGGAATCTGACAGAGActcagaggaggagagtgatg CAGATGATGGTGAAGACTACATTCCCCAAGATTCATCGGACGTAGAAGAGGCAGCTGGATCCTCGTGGCTGCGTTGTGTTcttcagtga
- the LOC143493063 gene encoding uncharacterized protein LOC143493063 isoform X2 has product MGEVRKLQKKLRQIENLETKVSLTPEESIKVLKKAELRTRLADLLLQQSVPQQTQRPVGGEEGSMKRQVEEGAETCLVAPPTAKAAREDKQKDKHRETHNLPPAAVSPDPDTEFRAVRASWEKVKFRLRTLEGHSDIITCVAVVDNFVISGSRDTTVKVWHVPTATEQRNLGGHSGGVTCLSVPPAEYCRRLASALRLPDGERFVLSGSADCCVRTWTLSSGQCVKSVYTFNAIASLCFLAEGEGYIVTGSDAGKLQVWGWLDQENCQSVNAHADVVDALQSQGPLLFSGSTDGGVCVWEVRHQGAEPLRRLREWGPEVTRCGGGTDVGGRLRLSARGERLYLACGRATLRVLDWQTGTVSRLTNHSSTAGVTDCVNQIPGVLIGSCFDLTTGESNLNLFSLPQCRYLISLTSSNLQRIFCFAAWLTPSGGHRWVTGGRELIVWEQLPVNAKKRADVSVRRDSRLDSLLEESDRDSEEESDDDGEDYIPQDSSDVEEAAGSSWLRCVLQ; this is encoded by the exons ATGGGGGAAGTGAGGAAACTCCAGAAGAAGTTGAGGCAGATCGAGAACTTGGAGACCAAAGTTTCCCTCACTCCGGAGGAAAGCATAAAG gtgttgAAGAAGGCAGAGCTCCGCACCAGACTGGCCGACCTGCTCCTGCAGCAGTCTGTCCCCCAGCAAACACAGCGTCCtgtaggaggagaggaggggagcatGAAGAGACAAGT AGAGGAGGGGGCGGAGACttgcttggtggctccgcccacagcaAAGGCAGCGCGGGAAGATAAGCAGAaggacaaacacagagaaacacacaaccTCCCACCCGCTGCTGTCAGCCCTGAcccag aCACAGAGTTCAGAGCTGTTAGAGCATCCTGGGAAAAAGTCAAGTTTCGTCTCAGGACTCTAGAAGGTCACAGTGACATCATCACCTGCGTGGCCGTCGTGGACAACTTTGTCATTTCTGGCAG CCGCGACACCACAGTTAAGGTGTGGCATGTTCCCACGGCAACAGAGCAGCGCAACCTGGGAGGTCACAGTGGTGGGGTCACCTGCCTCAGCGTGCCGCCTGCTGAGTACTGCAGGAGactag CCTCCGCGCTGCGTCTGCCCGACGGCGAGAGGTTCGTGCTCAGCGGCTCCGCCGACTGCTGCGTGCGGACGTGGACTCTGAGCTCGG GCCAGTGCGTGAAATCTGTCTACACCTTTAACGCCATCGCCAGCCTCTGTTTCCTAGCAGAAGGAGAGGGCTACATTGTCACTGGCTCAG ATGCCGGGAAACTGCAGGTGTGGGGTTGGCTCGATCAGGAGAACTGTCAGTCGGTCAACGCACACGCAGACGTCGTGGATGCACTACAG TCCCAGGGTCCTCTGCTGTTCAGCGGCTCCACCGACGGCGGCGTGTGCGTGTGGGAGGTGCGTcaccagggggcggagcctctccGGCGGCTGCGGGAGTGGGGGCCGGAAGTCACGCGCTGTGGCGGCGGGACTGACGTCGGCGGGAGGCTGAGGCTCAGCGCGCGGGGCGAGCGCTTGTACCTGGCGTGCGGAAGAGCCACGCTCCGTGTGCTGGACTGGCAGACAG GCACAGTGAGCAGATTAACCAATCACAGCAGCACTGCTGGCGTGACAGATTGTGTCAATCAAATACCAGGTGTTCTGATTGGCTCCTGCTTCGATCTCACCACTGGAGAGAGTAACCTCAACT tgtttTCTCTTCCCCAGTGTAGGTACCTCATCTCTCTCACCAGTTCAAATTTACAGAGAATCTTTTGCTTTGCGGCATGGCTTACACCCAGCGGGGGTCATCGGTGGGTCACCGGGGGTCGTGAGCTCATAGTCTGGGAACAGCTTCCAGTAAATGCCAAAAAAAG AGCTGATGTCAGTGTAAGACGAGACAGCCGATTGGACAGTTTACTGGAGGAATCTGACAGAGActcagaggaggagagtgatg ATGATGGTGAAGACTACATTCCCCAAGATTCATCGGACGTAGAAGAGGCAGCTGGATCCTCGTGGCTGCGTTGTGTTcttcagtga
- the pianp gene encoding PILR alpha-associated neural protein has protein sequence MESWFISGVTPLCHLLLVAIVACPTSCGSEDEWQEGLGEMQLSVTAQATPTPLWAVDWGPTQPLEDDTHHFLSSQEMEGVKAATAEAWLRRHNAPATQTQQQPLSIEARGSDGEHKREAEEREFEEVDPQFYVTVTISSLLILAAVIISAKLCYDRSLSQRPPPLSLSVSRSLAQEDSRHALPSSPSFPDRERIPVVNL, from the exons ATGGAGAGTTG GTTCATCTCTGGGGTGACTCCTCTCTGCCATCTCCTGCTGGTTGCCATAGTTGCCTGCCCCACTTCCTGCGGCTCTGAGGACGAATGGCAGGAGGGGCTGGGTGAGATGCAGTTGTCCGTCACAGCACAGGCCACTCCCACTCCGCTATGGGCCGTGGACTGGGGCCCCACGCAGCCGCTGGAGGACGATACGCATCACTTCCTGTCCAGTCAGGAAATGGAAGGCGTGAAGGCGGCCACAGCCGAGGCGTGGCTTCGTCGCCACAACGCACCCGCTACTCAAACCCAGCAGCAGCCATTATCCATCGAAGCCAGAGGTTCAGATGGGGAGCACAAGCGTGaggcagaagagagagagtttgAAGAAG TGGATCCCCAGTTCTACGTGACCGTGACTATCTCCTCTCTGCTCATTCTCGCGGCGGTCATCATCTCAGCCAAACTCTG ctATGATCGCAGCCTCTCACAgcgtcctccccctctctccctctccgtctctcGCTCCCTGGCCCAGGAGGACAGCAGGCATGCTCTTCCCAGCAGCCCCTCCTTCCCTgacagagagag AATTCCAGTGGTCAACCTCTGA
- the cops7a gene encoding COP9 signalosome complex subunit 7a — protein MKMEVDQLLSLSGSALAQAISSLLETPGLYVFSDILELPNVRELETGPHAPVYQLLNLFAYGTYSDYKERAASLPELTPSQKNKLRHLSIISLASNLKCLPYSLLLQQLELKNVRELEDLLIEAVYCDIIHGKLDQRNQQVEVDFSVGRDLGPNELPNIANTLQEWCAGCEAVLCGIEEQVSRANQYRESQLKVKVQVETEVSNLQKTLKASSASPSSGPAPGGAASNQDADQPAEPRDPASSQESRQPGKKSSKVKGLRGSGKIWSKSN, from the exons ATGAAG atggaggtggatCAGCTGTTGTCTCTGTCTGGTTCTGCTTTGGCTCAGGCTATCAGTTCTTTGTTGGAGACACCAGGCCTTTATGTTTTCTCAGACATACTGGAGTTGCCTAACGTTCGAGAG CTGGAGACAGGCCCTCATGCCCCCGTCTACCAGCTCCTCAATCTGTTTGCATATGGAACCTACTCTGACTACAAAG AGAGGGCGGCCTCTCTCCCCGAGCTTACGCCATCCCAGAAGAACAAACTTCGGCACTTGTCAATCATCAGTCTAGCCTCCAACCTCAAG TGTCTGCCCTACTCGCTGCTCCTCCAGCAGCTGGAGCTGAAGAACGTGCGTGAGCTGGAGGACCTTCTCATCGAGGCCGTCTACTGCGACATCATCCACGGCAAGCTAGACCAGCGCAaccagcaggtggaggtggacttCAGCGTGGGTCGCGACCTGGGCCCCAACGAGCTGCCCAACATAGCCAACACGCTGCAGGAGTg gTGTGCGGGATGTGAGGCCGTGCTTTGTGGAATAGAGGAGCAGGTTTCCAGAGCTAATCAGTACAGAGAGAGCCAACTAAAGGTCAAAGTTCAAGTGGAGACTGAG GTGTCAAACCTACAGAAGACCCTGAAGGCTAGCTCAGCCTCGCCATCATCTGGGCCCGCCCCCGGAGGTGCGGCATCCAATCAAGATGCAGATCAACCCGCAGAGCCACGAGACCCCGCATCTTCTCAGGAATCTCGACAACCGGGCAAAAAGAGTTCAAAAGTTAAAGG GCTTCGTGGGAGCGGGAAGATCTGGTCGAAGTCTAACTGA
- the cldc1 gene encoding CD209 antigen-like protein C isoform X2, with protein MKGLECLKGQMSVFIFIALLTSLCVNIVLGVLLTNSRSSSSPSPCSVEASTLSLKLSSVQERFSRLCSDYTALGQSCSKPVRTCRPCPEGWTHLEGKCYYYSDDKLNWESSRESCTSMGSHLAILHTHKQHDSLADLARSISGMDYHYWIGLSDTEVEGVWKWVDNTRVNQTYWNEWDKEPNNHQAGGVHGEDCAVLESHSKSWFDVPCEFHYKRICEMDAVSTE; from the exons ATGAAAGGACTGGAATGTTTGAAAGGACAGATGTCTGTTTTCATATTCATCGCTCTACTGACTTCTCTTTGTGTGAACATAGTACTGGGTGTTCTCT TGACTAACAGCAGGTCCAGTTCTTCTCCCAGCCCATGTTCTGTTGAAGCTTCCACACTGTCACTGAAGCTGAGTTCGGTGCAGGAGCGTTTCTCTCGCCTGTGCTCCGACTACACGGCTCTAGGACAGAGCTGCTCCAAGCCAG TGAGGACGTGCAGACCGTGTCCAGAGGGCTGGACCCACCTCGAGGGGAAGTGCTATTACTACAGTGACGACAAGCTGAACTGGGAGAGCAGCAGAGAGAGCTGCACGTCTATGGGCAGCCATCTAGCAATACTGCACACCCACAAGCAGCAT GACTCCCTTGCAGACTTGGCTCGTAGTATTAGTGGGATGGACTACCATTACTGGATTGGCTTGTCAGATACTGAGGTGGAAGGGGTGTGGAAATGGGTGGACAACACACGTGTCAATCAAAC GTATTGGAATGAATGGGACAAAGAACCCAATAATCACCAGGCTGGGGGTGTTCATGGTGAAGACTGTGCAGTCCTGGAGTCCCACTCTAAGAGCTGGTTTGACGTACCCTGTGAGTTTCATTACAAACGGATCTGTGAGATGGATGCTGTCAGTACAGAGTAA
- the cldc1 gene encoding CD209 antigen-like protein C isoform X1: protein MADIENYSTLQEFTEDGSGRGNKPILYTSQGSRGGIMKGLECLKGQMSVFIFIALLTSLCVNIVLGVLLTNSRSSSSPSPCSVEASTLSLKLSSVQERFSRLCSDYTALGQSCSKPVRTCRPCPEGWTHLEGKCYYYSDDKLNWESSRESCTSMGSHLAILHTHKQHDSLADLARSISGMDYHYWIGLSDTEVEGVWKWVDNTRVNQTYWNEWDKEPNNHQAGGVHGEDCAVLESHSKSWFDVPCEFHYKRICEMDAVSTE, encoded by the exons ATGGCAGATATTGAGAACTACAGCACGTTACAAGAGTTCACAGAGGACGGCTCAGGCAGAGGGAACAAACCTATACTCTACACGTCACAGGGCAGCCGAG GAGGTATCATGAAAGGACTGGAATGTTTGAAAGGACAGATGTCTGTTTTCATATTCATCGCTCTACTGACTTCTCTTTGTGTGAACATAGTACTGGGTGTTCTCT TGACTAACAGCAGGTCCAGTTCTTCTCCCAGCCCATGTTCTGTTGAAGCTTCCACACTGTCACTGAAGCTGAGTTCGGTGCAGGAGCGTTTCTCTCGCCTGTGCTCCGACTACACGGCTCTAGGACAGAGCTGCTCCAAGCCAG TGAGGACGTGCAGACCGTGTCCAGAGGGCTGGACCCACCTCGAGGGGAAGTGCTATTACTACAGTGACGACAAGCTGAACTGGGAGAGCAGCAGAGAGAGCTGCACGTCTATGGGCAGCCATCTAGCAATACTGCACACCCACAAGCAGCAT GACTCCCTTGCAGACTTGGCTCGTAGTATTAGTGGGATGGACTACCATTACTGGATTGGCTTGTCAGATACTGAGGTGGAAGGGGTGTGGAAATGGGTGGACAACACACGTGTCAATCAAAC GTATTGGAATGAATGGGACAAAGAACCCAATAATCACCAGGCTGGGGGTGTTCATGGTGAAGACTGTGCAGTCCTGGAGTCCCACTCTAAGAGCTGGTTTGACGTACCCTGTGAGTTTCATTACAAACGGATCTGTGAGATGGATGCTGTCAGTACAGAGTAA